A single Abyssisolibacter fermentans DNA region contains:
- a CDS encoding GNAT family N-acetyltransferase codes for MFELKKQDFNRIIPLIKNISHSRALLFSVVEGNSKGRIFVDNIETPKTAFIESDFSYLVGHESNIDFNNRIINYIFDIKIPKSKDKELILFLCSDKWLDIKRTLKDHGCITIHRKTFNFDVDKYKEVRSKSNITTNKYDITKINIKLVNKYHKFKELINYPLRFGFCIVNQEEIISECISVAVGAGEAEIGIATKEDYRRRGYATSVIFQFIDYCIDNDILPNWSCWPFRKESINLAKKLGFKENVEIPAIYRSQNM; via the coding sequence AAAGAAACAAGATTTTAATAGAATTATACCATTGATTAAGAATATAAGCCATAGTAGAGCATTATTATTTTCAGTTGTTGAAGGTAACTCGAAAGGTAGAATTTTTGTTGATAATATTGAGACACCCAAAACAGCATTTATTGAGTCTGATTTTTCGTATCTAGTTGGTCATGAAAGTAATATCGATTTTAATAATAGAATTATCAATTATATTTTCGATATTAAAATTCCAAAATCAAAGGATAAGGAATTAATACTATTTTTATGTTCTGATAAGTGGTTGGATATTAAAAGAACACTCAAAGATCATGGTTGTATCACCATTCATAGGAAAACTTTTAACTTTGATGTAGACAAATATAAAGAAGTCAGAAGTAAAAGTAATATAACTACAAACAAATATGATATTACAAAAATCAATATAAAATTAGTTAATAAATATCACAAGTTTAAAGAATTGATAAATTATCCCCTAAGGTTTGGATTTTGTATTGTTAATCAAGAAGAGATAATAAGTGAATGCATCTCTGTTGCGGTAGGAGCAGGTGAGGCAGAAATAGGAATAGCTACAAAAGAGGATTATAGACGTAGAGGATATGCAACTAGTGTTATCTTTCAATTCATTGATTATTGTATTGATAATGATATATTACCTAACTGGTCTTGTTGGCCATTTAGAAAGGAATCCATTAATCTCGCAAAGAAATTAGGATTTAAGGAAAATGTAGAAATACCTGCAATCTATCGGTCACAGAATATGTAG